A window from Drosophila yakuba strain Tai18E2 chromosome 3L, Prin_Dyak_Tai18E2_2.1, whole genome shotgun sequence encodes these proteins:
- the LOC6532206 gene encoding nucleosome-remodeling factor subunit NURF301 isoform X3, which yields MSGRGSRKRGRPPKTPNERASGRFNYQLLKKPKYLSEGKSQPSTPSASRGISPQSDEGSRSSHNNHTNHSRSRGSAAKRGRGRKSAVQPNTSSYSGRKGYESEYHYGSDFGDSEEDKSDNEDDMLLTPSDDESLEVANESESEFSVCSFNQNGVGRPPRPPSPEPVWLQEGRQYAALELPDSSEDLFIGNTHVLRALSIYEVLRRFRHMVRLSPFRFEDLCAALACEEQSALLTEVHIMLLKAILREEDAQGTHFGPLDQKDTVNISLYLIDSITWPEVLRSYVESDKTFDRNVFHILSQTEYPYTGIDSRLDVLQFLSDQFLTANSIRDVMLQEGPIHYDDHCRVCHRLGDLLCCETCPAVYHLECVDPPMNDVPTEDWQCGLCRSHKVSGVVDCVLPQEKQGVLIRHDSLGVDRHGRKYWFIARRIFIEDQEDFTCWYYSTTSKFKLLLNRLDAEELETRLHSQITERRDEIERQMKLTETLTNEHKHSKRSVIEIEQEATNELLEKEVLDDENKDADAKSESQSAEGTKKQEESKMVTRQKSNQLSNGTLHFKLGMEQGFKNYVNQYSTNPIALNKPQRNEERDKRRHLSHKFSLTTASDFKWIGITMGTTDNMITTLRQTLINFESNIAASFLNTNWVVNKKIWNAAVMNARRPSDFAVVLLLFQASLKSVVFANVWHEQLGHTNLQRITSAEREERKKLEKREKRERDDEEERNRLAFNYIKYTLGLKHQVWKQKGEEYRVHGQWGWLWLSSSRRCGVRARRAQPLVHNRVYVHYTMGEENEVNEVILVDPRTQRFMQQCESSNVDGQVCHYLPEQYKNVKVIEDVKEKVKGHIDVSKALNAPGRTYYTKVARKCRLDDLLERRMKLAEVEQQMASKEASDVKPLLVSSQQVTANRKQTLLEKRLLRLTEVQAKGGPANVNLELVNSLAKQIQTVRLQFSQLNRFAKVFRCYTKECNTNSNAVSQITQNTCYSPLCLQKARAKKELLLLLRKAHTAGNGSKETVAAILGAVKKPSILEQKLTEGKRESTQVTVDDPEEGKPAESEAPLDLLQDWEQARAHAVQFSDALLTECMLVDQDCATNTRIKQEGDASAGSNTTTDSNTQDSDKIDYIESMDVCSNVEIESTEDSIATGLNSGNAEDVDMTPGWRRKRNQKSKKTYIGTKDVLDQTLDKDIPLNKQNRRFPITARPVKRECVKKYEREYFENGTERVYSSSSPRGRVYLLNDAAKLYEQAVKTEDKSTISKKPSYSRYPLISNFLTHKKKRSLLVLPRFELLKLARLGGKTSTNGFHHAAKNNTIWQYQCSRPLFRTCWSYRTSNATSLSSLALQLRILWSCLRWDDMIAKPPSTDGKHQVTTDTEIVTLELLKLRHTGRYGEKTSYLRRKVVIPLEMPKTVREVTSIRSGLRKRKRAESPQPTEPQISEEWVDEDKLELWEIKFMGEKQEKARLSAVTRSVASRQLEASGSNGSNTSTNGALGGAGRVQLAPKSSEDVKEKMEQQLKLQRAVHQQRKLVTTGEVTRSVTPVKGQVIGSRRVIVKNPDGTTRIIQQAVTQVSRTGGAGAAAASASPAVGGSTSTQSNPSTSTPHKVQIIRGPDGKVSVRGLNPGQQLVQMPDGKLHVLTTTTSSNSAAQGNKIKVPIKATSTSSSPAITSAQTTTNPVTPVIKQIAVKHVTKNSATQSIASSPRVALPLAQIKNKLLLAQQQQQSASSSAATSSPPVQKIVSKVVNTSTSGQTLQQVFVQSGSKLVVGQNAQGQKVIISTSAAQQQGTSPVQQQQLVQSQPIQQSPQQISMTQVGNQPTQKVIQQIVNTSNVQQQIVVGGQRIILSPGQTIVTQRNVPQSQALQMVQQQIQTQQQQQQHHVVQPQQQFVVQSNQIVQSSPSAQTKLVKQLVVQQQSQPTIEEKAQITTTDGNETGTQQVLVPNSTLAQQLAQGKLQVATVNGQQVIVKPLGNNQAQIVAHIKHQGDGNAHIVTSNSATAVPQASPQTSPVKQQALPSQSPQQVVVQQQQIQQSPTNFETGVTPISQQPVVTQAVQAPAQQQPLSVEESLLQNQPPGTVIKCVTAQVLQTEHGPRIVLQGLVGNDFTAQQLQLVQTQVKQQLMKAQESNGKLGVLGPTKIYLAVQPENAVQSQPPPLTPVHQSATHQQVAWSKFYN from the exons atGAGCGGTCGCGGCAGCCGTAAACGTGGACGTCCGCCAAAGACGCCCAACGAACGCGCCTCAGGACGCTTCAATTACCAGCTGCTCAAGAAGCCTAAGTATCTTAGCGAGGGCAAGTCGCAGCCCAGCACTCCGTCGGCGTCCAGGGGCATTTCTCCGCAGAGCGACGagggcagcaggagcagccacaacaaccacACCAATCACAGCCGCAGTCGCGGGAGCGCCGCTAAGAGGGGACGAGGCCGCAAGTCCGCCGTGCAGCCAAACACCAGCAGCTACTCTGGGAGGAAAG GGTACGAGTCGGAGTATCACTACGGCTCAGATTTTGGAGATTCCGAAGAAGATAAATCCGATAATGAGGATGATATGCTGCTTACTCCCAGCGACGACGAGAGCCTAGAAGTAGCCAACGAGAGCGAGTCAGAGTTTTCCGTGTGCAGCTTTAATCAGAATGGAGTTGGTCGGCCACCACGTCCTCCTAGCCCAGAACCTGTGTGGCTGCAGGAAGGTCGGCAGTATGCAGCGCTTGAGCTGCCCGATTCATCGGAGGATCTTTTCATCGGCAATACACACGTTTTGCGTGCGCTCAGTATCTATGAAGTACTGCGACGATTTCGCCACATGGTCCGCCTTTCGCCATTCCGCTTTGAAGACTTGTGCGCAGCGCTGGCTTGTGAGGAGCAAAGTGCATTGCTGACGGAGGTACACATAATGCTGCTTAAAGCGATTCTTCGAGAAGAGGACGCACAGGGTACTCATTTTGGCCCGCTTGATCAAAAGGATACTGTTAACATAAGTCTTTACCTGATTGACTCTATAACGTGGCCGGAAGTCTTGCGAAGCTATGTGGAAAGCGATAAGACGTTTGATCGCAACGTGTTTCACATTTTAAGCCAAACTGAATACCCGTACACGGGCATTGACAGCCGGCTTGATGTGCTCCAGTTTCTGTCCGATCAATTTTTAACTGCCAATTCTATACGGGATGTAATGCTGCAGGAGGGGCCTATTCATTATGATGACCATTGCCGCGTATGCCATCGACTCGGTGATTTATTATGCTGCGAGACTTGCCCAGCCGTCTATCATTTGGAATGTGTAGACCCGCCAATGAATGACGTGCCTACTGAGGATTGGCAGTGCGGGCTTTGTCGCTCGCATAAGGTTAGCGGCGTAGTGGACTGCGTGCTGCCGCAGGAAAAACAAGGCGTGCTAATCCGGCATGATAGCCTGGGTGTTGATCGTCATGGGCGCAAATATTGGTTTATTGCACGTCGCATTTTTATTGAGGATCAGGAAGACTTTACATGCTGGTATTACAGTACGACAAGCAAGTTCAAACTGCTGCTCAACCGACTGGACGCCGAAGAACTAGAAACTCGTCTGCATAGCCAGATTACAGAACGCCGCGACGAAATCGAGCGTCAAATGAAACTGACTGAGACCTTAACCAATGAACACAAACACTCGAAGCGTAGTGTTATCGAAATCGAACAAGAGGCTACAAATGAACTTTTGGAAAAAGAGGTACTCGACGATGAGAACAAAGATGCAGATGCTAAATCTGAGAGTCAATCTGCTGAGGggacaaaaaaacaagaagaaagtAAGATGGTCACGCGTCAAAAATCCAATCAGCTGAGTAATGGTACTTTGCATTTTAAACTGGGTATGGAGCAAGGATTTAAAAACTATGTTAACCAGTATTCAACCAATCCAATTGCACTTAACAAGCCGCAACGAAACGAGGAGCGCGATAAGCGACGCCATCTGTCCCATAAGTTCTCGTTAACGACTGCTTCTGACTTCAAATGGATCGGAATAACCATGGGAACTACTGACAATATGATAACTACTCTAAGGCAGACATTGATAAACTTCGAATCCAATATAGCAGCTTCCTTTCTAAATACCAACTGGGtggttaacaaaaaaatttggAATGCTGCGGTGATGAACGCCCGCCGTCCATCTGACTTTGCGGTCGTGTTGCTACTTTTCCAAGCGTCCCTCAAGAGCGTTGTTTTTGCCAACGTCTGGCATGAGCAACTCGGGCACACAAATTTGCAACGCATAACTAGTGCCGAACGAGAAGAGCGGAAAAAACTTGAAAAGCGAGAGAAGCGCGAGCGGGATGATGAGGAAGAACGTAATCGCTTGGCATTTAACTACATAAAGTATACCCTGGGTCTTAAACACCAAGTCTGGAAGCAAAAAGGAGAAGAATACCGCGTTCACGGCCAATGGGGCTGGCTTTGGCTCTCAAGTAGTCGACGCTGTGGTGTTCGTGCACGGCGAGCCCAACCACTCGTTCACAATAGAGTCTACGTACATTACACCATGGGAGAAGAAAACGAGGTAAATGAAGTTATTTTAGTCGACCCACGCACCCAACGATTTATGCAACAATGTGAGTCGAGCAATGTTGATGGTCAGGTGTGTCATTATCTACCGGAGcaatataaaaatgtgaaaGTTATAGAAGATGTTAAGGAGAAAGTCAAAGGGCACATCGACGTTAGCAAAGCGCTAAATGCTCCGGGGCGTACTTATTATACGAAAGTGGCTCGCAAATGTCGGTTAGATGATCTATTGGAACGCCGTATGAAATTGGCTGAGGTCGAGCAGCAGATGGCTTCTAAAGAGGCTTCTGATGTGAAGCCGCTTCTAGTTTCTTCCCAACAAGTTACAGCCAACAGAAAACAAACGCTTCTGGAGAAGCGTTTACTTCGCCTTACTGAAGTTCAAGCAAAGGGAGGTCCTGCAAACGTAAACTTGGAGCTTGTTAATTCGCTGGCAAAACAAATTCAGACAGTGCGCTTACAATTCAGTCAGCTTAATCGATTTGCTAAAGTTTTCCGCTGCTACACAAAGGAGTGTAACACAAATTCAAATGCCGTATCTCAAATAACACAAAATACTTGCTACTCCCCCTTATGTCTTCAAAAAGCACGGGCcaaaaaagaacttttgttgttgctgcgaaAGGCGCACACTGCCGGTAATGGGTCAAAGGAGACAGTTGCCGCCATATTGGGCGCTGTTAAAAAACCATCTATTCTCGAGCAGAAGCTGACGGAGGGTAAAAGAGAATCCACCCAGGTGACCGTGGATGATCCCGAGGAGGGGAAGCCAGCTGAATCAGAAGCGCCGTTGGACTTACTTCAAGATTGGGAACAGGCTCGAGCGCACGCCGTTCAATTTAGCGATGCTCTATTGACCGAATGCATGCTGGTGGACCAGGACTGCGCTACCAACACGAGAATTAAGCAAGAGGGTGATGCCAGTGCCGGAAGCAATACAACTACTGACTCCAACACACAAGACTCCGATAAAATAGACTATATTGAGAGTATGGACGTTTGCAGTAATGTTGAAATCGAGAGCACCGAAGACTCTATTGCAACGGGCTTAAATTCTGGTAACGCCGAAGATGTCGATATGACTCCTGGATGGCGGCGAAAGCGTAACCAGAAATCTAAGAAAACCTATATCGGCACTAAAGATGTGCTGGATCAGACGCTAGACAAGGATATACCACTTAACAAACAGAACCGCAGATTTCCTATTACTGCACGTCCAGTTAAGCGCGAATGCGTGAAAAAATACGAACGGGAGTATTTTGAGAACGGCACCGAGCGGGTCTATTCATCTAGTTCACCCCGGGGTCGTGTATACCTCCTTAATGACGCAGCCAAGTTGTATGAGCAAGCTGTGAAAACTGAGGATAAGTCGACCATATCCAAAAAGCCATCATACTCTCGCTACCCACTCATATCCAATTTTCTTACTCATAAAAAGAAACGTAGCCTTTTAGTGCTGCCCCGATTTGAGCTCCTTAAGCTGGCTCGTCTGGGTGGAAAAACATCGACAAATGGTTTTCATCACGCTGCGAAAAATAACACCATTTGGCAGTATCAGTGCTCGCGGCCGCTCTTCCGAACCTGCTGGTCCTATCGAACATCCAATGCCACGTCGTTATCCAGCCTAGCACTTCAGCTGCGAATACTGTGGTCGTGTCTGCGCTGGGACGACATGATAGCAAAGCCTCCATCCACGGATGGGAAGCATCAGGTTACTACGGACACTGAAATTGTAACATTGGAATTGCTCAAACTCCGTCACACAGGACGCTATGGCGAAAAAACAAGCTATTTGCGACGTAAAGTTGTTATTCCACTTGAAATGCCCAAGACTGTCAGAG AAGTAACATCCATACGATCTGGACTGCGAAAACGAAAGCGTGCTGAATCTCCCCAGCCAACCGAGCCACAAATCAGCGAGGAATGGGTCGATGAAGATAAATTGGAGTTatgggaaattaaatttatgggagaaaaacaagaaaaggcACGCCTATCAGCTGTAACGCGATCTGTAGCTTCCCGTCAATTGGAGGCAAGTGGTAGTAATGGTTCCAACACTTCAACCAACGGAGCTCTTGGCGGCGCTGGACGCGTCCAATTGGCACCTAAGTCGAGTGAAGATGTTAAAGAGAAAATGGAACAACAATTGAAGTTACAGCGCGCTGTTCACCAGCAGAGAAAATTGGTTACAACTGGCGAAGTCACCCGATCTGTGACACCAG TTAAAGGCCAAGTTATCGGTAGCAGGCGTGTCATTGTTAAAAACCCTGATGGCACAACTCGAATTATTCAGCAAGCTGTTACACAGGTTTCAAGAACAGGAGGAGCTGGTgcggcagcagcatctgcTTCACCTGCTGTAGGAGGCTCGACAAGCACTCAGTCAAATCCATCCACATCTACACCGCATAAAGTACAAATTATTAGGGGCCCAGATGGCAAAGTAAGCGTACGTGGGTTAAATCCTGGGCAGCAGCTAGTTCAAATGCCGGATGGTAAACTGCATGTGCTGACTACCACTACATCTTCAAATTCGGCAGCGCAAG GAAACAAAATCAAGGTGCCCATTAAGGCAACTTCTACTTCGTCTTCACCTGCCATTACTTCAGCACAGACTACTACAAATCCAGTGACTCCTGTGATAAAGCAAATTGCAGTTAAACATGTCACGAAAAATTCCGCTACTCAATCCATAGCATCGTCCCCGCGCGTAGCTTTACCGCTTGCTCAAATTAAGAATAAGTTGTTACTCgctcaacagcagcagcaatcagcATCCTcatcagcagcaacttcaTCGCCCCCCGTGCAAAAGATAGTGTCGAAAGTGGTTAACACAAGTACCTCTGGACAAACCCTGCAGCAGGTATTCGTACAATCGGGGTCAAAACTGGTAGTAGGCCAAAACGCACAAGGGCAAAAGGTTATAATATCAACATCGGCTGCACAACAGCAAGGTACATCTCCGgttcaacagcagcaactagTACAATCTCAACCAATTCAACAGTCACCACAACAGATCTCAATGACACAGGTCGGAAATCAACCAACGCAAAAAGTAATTCAGCAAATTGTTAATACCAGCAACGTGCAGCAGCAAATAGTAGTTGGCGGACAACGGATTATATTAAGCCCCGGTCAAACTATTGTTACTCAGAGGAACGTGCCACAGAGTCAAGCATTGCAGATGGTTCAGCAGCAGATTCAAacccagcaacagcagcaacaacatcatgTTGTCCAGCCTCAGcaacaatttgttgttcaatcAAACCAAATTGTACAATCTTCTCCGAGTGCACAAACCAAACTGGTTAAACAGCTCGTGGTGCAACAACAATCGCAGCCAACTATTGAAGAAAAAGCACAGATCACCACGACTGATGGCAATGAAACGGGCACACAACAAGTCTTAGTTCCAAATTCAACTTTAGCCCAGCAGTTAGCACAGGGCAAATTACAGGTGGCAACAGTGAATGGGCAACAAGTCATCGTCAAACCATTGGGAAATAATCAGGCTCAAATCGTCGCCCATATTAAACACCAAGGTGATGGGAACGCTCACATTGTTACAAGTAATTCAGCCACTGCAGTACCTCAAGCAAGCCCACAGACCTCACCAGTCAAACAACAAGCTCTCCCATCACAAAGTCCTCAGCAAGTCGTtgtccagcagcaacaaatccAACAGTCACCAACAAACTTCGAAACCGGCGTAACCCCAATAAGTCAACAGCCGGTTGTCACCCAGGCTGTCCAGGCTCCAGCCCAACAGCAGCCCTTGAGTGTTGAGGAGAGTCTGCTCCAGAATCAGCCGCCTGGAACAGTAATTAAATGTGTCACCGCTCAAGTATTGCAAACCGAGCACGGTCCACGTATAGTATTGCAAGGCCTGGTAGGCAACGATTTCACTGCACAGCAATTGCAATTAGTGCAAACCCAGGTGAAGCAGCAACTTATGAAGG cTCAAGAGTCAAATGGCAAACTTGGAGTCCTGGGCCCAACAAAAATATACCTGGCTGTACAGCCGGAAAATGCAGTTCAATCACAGCCGCCTCCTCTAACCCCTGTTCACCAATCGGCTACGCATCAGCAA GTTGCCTGGAGTAAATTCTACAACTGA